The Streptomyces sp. RKND-216 genomic sequence AGGACGCGCGACGCGCGGCCGAGCGCGATCTCGGCGTGGTGCTGCGCTGGTGCTTCGACATCCCCGGCGAGGCGGGCCTGCCGGCCGCCGAGGAGACCGCCCGGATCGCCACGGACACGTCGCTGGACGCCGACGGCCTGGTCTCCTTCGGCCTCGGCGGCCCGGAGGTCGGCGTGCCCCGGCCGCAGTTCAAGCCCTACTTCGACCGTGCCCTCGCGGCCGGTCTGCGCAGTGTGCCGCACGCGGGCGAGACGACCGGCCCGGAGACGGTGTGGGACGCGCTGACCTCGCTGCGCGCCGAACGCATCGGCCACGGAACCAGCAGCGTGCGGGACCCGGAACTGCTCGCGCACCTGGCGGAGCACCGCATTCCGCTGGAGGTCTGCCCGACGTCCAACATCGCCACCCGCGCCGTGGAGAACCTGGAGGAGCACCCGATCGCGGAGATGGTGCGGGCCGGCGTCCTGGTGACCGTGAACAGCGACGACCCGCCGATGTTCGGCACCGACCTCAACACCGAGTACGCCATCGCGGCGCGCCTGCTGGGGCTGGACGCGGGCGGGGTGGCCGACCTGGCGAAGAACGCCGTGCGGGCGTCGTTCCTCGACGATGCCGGGAAGCGGCGCCTCTGCGGCGAGATCGACGCCCACCTGGCGTCGTGGCAGAGCGGCGCGAGCGGAGCGGAACGGGCCTGACCGGGATGGGGGAGGAGCGGCCTACGGGCGGGCCGCGCCGTGCGTGAGCCGCTCCGCCTCGTCCCTCGACAGATCGCTGCACGCCCCGCAGGCTCACTCCTCCACGCGCAGCGCGGGGGTGTCCCGGGTGAGTATCCGCCCCGCGAAGAAGGCAGGGCTGCGCGGCCGCATGACCAGCATGAGCACCGCCCCGAGCAGCAGGGTGCCGACGCCGATGACGAAGACGCTGCCGACCCCCGCCACGGAACTGCCAGACCCGTAGGCGGGATCCCACATGTCGACCAGCGTCTTGGCGAACACCCCGGTGAGCAGCAGCGCGCCGAGCAGGGGGAGGAACCCCTTGGTGAGCGCGTCGCGCACGGACCGGGTGAGTTCGTTGCGGAAGTACCAGACGCAGGCGTAGGCGGTAAGGGCGTAGTAGAAGCAGATCATCAGGCCGAGCGCGTAGATGGTGTCGACCAGGACGTTCTCGCTGATCAGCGTCATGACGGTATAGAACGCGCTGGTGGCGACGCCCGCGACGACGGTGGCGCGGCCCGGCGTGCGGAAGCGGGGGCTGATGTGGGCCAGGGATGCGGGCAGCGCCTGGTAGACCCCCATGGCCAACATGGTGCGGGCGGCCGGCAGGAAGGTGGTCTGCAGGCTGGCGGCGGCGCTGGCGAGCACGGCGAGGAACAGCAGCACGCCGAGCGGGCCCATCACCGGCTCCGCGAGGGCGGCGAAGACGTTGCCCGAGGTGTCGGGGTTGCCGAGCCCGAGGCCCTCGGTGCCGGTGCCGGCGAAGAGCAGGGCGGCCACCGCGGTCAGCACGTACGAGGTCACCAGCACGACCATGGCGATGAGCGCCGCCCGGCCGGGGGTCCGGTCGCTTCCCTGGGTCTCCTCGTTGACGGTCAGACAGGCGTCCCACCCCCAGTAGATGAAGATCGACAGGGACAGCCCGGCCGTGAAGGCGCCGAAGGAAGAGACGGAGAACGGGTCCATCCAGGTCCAGGAGAAGTCCGGCGCGTCCACGCCGGGCGCGTCGCCCGCCTTGCCCAGCGCCATGGCGACGAAGCCGACCAGCACCACCATCTGGAGGCCGACCAGGGCGTACTGGAACCACTTGGTCGCCGTCATGCCGCGGTAGCTGATCACGGTGGCCATTGCCACGAACGCCAGCACGGTGAGCACGTGGACCTCCGTGCGGGTGCCGAAGTCCACCACCGCCCGGCTGCTCAGCACCTCGCCGACGAGCAGGTAGAGGAACTCGGCGGCGACACCGGCGAGGTTGGACAGCACGATGACAGTGGCCACCACCAGTCCCCAGCCGCACATCCAGCCGGTGCGCGGACCGAGGGCCTTGACCGTCCAGGTGAACGAGGTGCCGCAGTCGGGCACGACCCGGTTGAGCTCCCGGTAGGCGAACGCGACCAGCAGCATGGGGAGGAAGCCCGCGAGGAACACCATCGGCATCTGGAGGCCGACCTCACCGACCGTCGGACCGAGGGTGCTGGTGAGGCAGTAGACGGGGGCGACCGTGGAGAGGCCGATGACCGCGCTGCCGAAGAGGCCGACCGAGTCGCGCCGCAGGCCCTTGGACCGTACGTCGTCGTGCCCCGGGGCGGAGGGCGGGGCACCCGTGAGCCCGGCGCCCGGGGTGCTGGAGTCGTCGAGAAGTGAGGCCATGCGCGGGAGGCTAGAGCGTGCGTTTTCCGTATCGCGGATCTCTGCAGCGCACACGAATCGCCTTCACTTGCCAGCTGGGGAACCTGTCGGACCTGCGGATCGTCGGCCATACACCCAGTGGGCCTTTCACACCCCGATCCGGTTCCGGGTTTCCGGCAGGTGCGGAAACCGCAGCGTGTCCGTTTTGCCGGGCGGGAAAACTTTCCGCCGCGGACGTCGGAACCCCCCGGACGCCTCGGGCGCCCGGGGGGTTCCGCTCGTGTCGTCGCGGGTCCGCGACGGCCTCAGAGGGCCGTCATGACGTGCTTGACGCGGGTGTAGTCGTCGAAGCCGTAGGCGGACAGGTCCTTGCCGTACCCGGACTTCTTGAAACCGCCGTGCGGCATCTCGGCGACCAGCGGGATGTGGGTGTTGATCCACACGCAGCCGAAGTCGAGGGCCTTCGACATCCGCATGGCGCGTCCGTGGTCCTTGGTCCACACCGAGGACGCCAGGGCGTACTCCACGTCGTTGGACCACTTCACCGCCTGCTCCTCGTCGGAGAAGGACTGCACGGTGATGACCGGGCCGAACACCTCGTTCTGGATGATCTCGTCCTCCTGCCGGAGACCGGAGACCACCGTCGGGGCGTAGAAGTAGCCGTTCTCGCCGACGCGTTCGCCACCCGACTCGACCTTGGCGTGGGCGGGCAGGCGGTCGATGAAGCCGGTGACCTTCTCCAGGTGGGTGGCGTTGTTGAGCGGGCCGTAGAAGCAGTCCTCGTCGCTCAGGTCGCCGGTCTTCACCTCGGAGGCGGCCTTGGCGAGGGCGGCGACGAACTCGTCGTGCACGTTCTCGTGGACGAGGACGCGCGTCGCGGCGGTGCAGTCCTGTCCGGCGTTGAAGAAGCCGCCGTCCCGGATGCCCTCGACGGCCGCAGGGATGTCGGCGTCGTCGAACACGACGACCGGCGCCTTGCCACCCAGTTCCAGGTGGACCCGCTTGAGGTCCTTGGCGGCGCTGCCGGCGACCTCCATACCGGCCCGGACGGAGCCGGTGATCGAGGCCATGGCGGGCACGGAGTGCTCGACCATGAGGCGGCCGGTGTCCCGGTCGCCGCACACGACGTTGAAGATACCGCGCGGCAGGTCCAGCTCGGCCAGCACCCCGCCGATGACCTCGGCCATGAAGACCGTGGACGCGGGAGTGGTGTCCGAGGGCTTGAGGACGACCGTGTTGCCCGCGGCGAGGGCCGGGGCGAACTTCCACACGGCCATCATCATCGGGTAGTTCCAGGGGGCCACCTGGGCGCAGACACCGACCGGCTCCCGGCGTACGAAGGAGGTCAGGCCCTCCATGTACTCGCCGGCCGCCTTGCCCTCCAGCATGCGGGCGGCGCCAGCGAAGAAGCGGATCTGGTCGAGCATCATCGGCAGTTCCTCCTGCCGGGTCAGCTCCAGCGGCTTGCCGGTGTTCTCGCACTCGGCGGCCAGCAGTTCGTCCTGCCGCGCCTCGAGGGCGTCGGCGATCTTGAGGATCGCCCGCTGGCGGGCCCCGGGGGTCGCGTCGCGCCAGGCCGGAAACGCGGCCTCGGCGGCGGCCATGGCGGCGTCGACGTCCGCGGCGGCCGAGAGCGGCGCCGTCGCGTACGCCGCGCCCCTGGCCGGGTCGATCACCTCGGTGGTGCGCCCGTCCGCGGCGTCCCGGAACTCTCCGTCGATGTAGTTGCGCAGGCGACGCAGCTCGGCGTTCACTTCGCACCCCTCCAGTTCAGCTTGTCCATCGGGTGAGACATCCAGCCTAACCACGGGAATGACGCTTTCGATATACCCGCCACTCCCCGACTGCGGATTCAGTGGCATCGGAAGCCCTCGGCAACGAAAATCAGCGCTCACGGCTTGCCATACCGACGAGACCTCGTGCAGAGTCGAATCGTGGCTCGAAACTCGAAGAACGCGAACGGCTCACCGACGGTCGACTCCGTCTCCAAAGCGATCATCGAGCAGCTCCAGGAGGACGGCAGGCGGCCGTACGGCGCGATCGGACGGGCGGTCGGCCTGTCCGAGGCGGCCGTGCGGCAGCGTGTCCAGAAGCTGCTCGACCAGGGCGTCATGCAGGTCGTGGCGGTCACCGACCCGCTCACCGTCGGCCTTCTGCGGCAGGCGATGGTCGGCATCACCGTCGACGGCGACGTCGAGCAGGTGGCCGACGCGCTCGCCGAGCTGAAGGAGGTCGAATACGTGGTCGTGACCGCGGGCTCGTTCGACCTCCTGGTGGAGATCGTCTGCGAGGACGACGAGCACCTGCTCGAGATGATCAGCAAGCGGATCCGGTCGCTACCCGGCGTCCGCTCCACCGAGAGCTTCGTCTACCTCAAGCTGCGCAAGCAGACCTACGCGTGGGGAACCCGATAACCGTGAGCAAGACCCAGTCCCAGACGGCCTACGACCACCTGTGGATGCACTTCACCCGGATGTCGTCGTACGAGCACGCACCCGTACCGACGATCGTCCGCGGCGAAGGCACCTCGATCTTCGACGAGAGGGGGAAGCGCTACATCGACGGGCTGGCCGGACTGTTCGTCGTCCAGGCCGGGCACGGCCGCACCGAGCTCGCCGAGGCGGCCGCCGACCAGGCGCAGGAGCTGGGCTTCTTTCCCATCTGGAGCTACGCGCACCCGCGCGCCGTCGAACTCGCCGAACGCCTCGCCCACCACGCCCCCGGCGACCTGAACAAGGTCTTCTTCACGACCGGCGGCGGCGAGGCGGTGGAGACCGCCTGGAAGCTGGCCAAGCAGTATCACAAGCTGACCGGCAACCACACCAAGTACAAGGTGATCTCCCGCGCCGTCGCCTACCACGGCACCCCGCAGGGCGCTCTGTCGCTGACCGGGCTGCCCGCGCTCAAGGCGCCCTTCGAGCCGCTGGTGCCGGGCGCGCACAAGGTGGTCAACACCAACCTCTACCGGGCACCGGAGCACGGCGACGACCCGAAGGCCTTCGGCCGCTGGGCGGCCGACCAGATCGAGCAGCAGATCCTCTTCGAGGGCCCGGAGACCGTCGCCGCGGTGGTGCTGGAACCGGTCCAGAACGCGGGCGGCTGCTTCCCGCCGCCCCCCGGCTACTTCCAGCGGGTGCGGGAGATCTGCGACCGCCACGACGTGCTGCTCGTCTCCGACGAGGTCATCTGCGCGTTCGGCCGGCTCGGCACGATGTTCGGCTGCGACAAGTTCGGCTACGTGCCGGACATCATCACCTGCGCCAAGGGCCTCAGCTCCGGCTACTCCCCCATCGGCGCGACGCTCGTCTCCGACCGTGTCGCCGAGCCCTTCTACCAGGGCGGCAACACCTTCCTGCACGGCTACACCTTCGGCGGCCACCCCGTCTCCTCCGCCGTCGCGCTCGCCAACCTCGACCTCTTCACCCGCGAGGGCCTGCTCCAGCACGTCCTCGACCACGAGGACGCCTTCCGCGCCACCCTGGAACGGCTGCTGGACCTGCCGATCGTCGGCGACGTGCGCGGCAACGGCTTCTTCTACGGCATCGAACTGGTCAAGGACAAGGACACCAAGGAGACGTTCTCCGCGGAGGAGTGCGAACGGGTGCTGTACGGGTTCCTGTCCAAGGCGCTCTTCGAGGCCGGCCTGTACTGCCGCGCCGACGACCGCGGCGACCCGGTCGTCCAGCTCGCGCCACCGCTGATCGCCGACCAGACGACGTTCGACGAGATCGAACAGATTCTGCGCGGCGTGCTGAGCGAGGCGTGGACGAAGCTCTGAGCCCCGGCCGGCGTCCGTTCCTCCGGTCGCGGGTGCCGCCGCGCGCGGGCGGTGCCGGCACCCGCGACCGGAACGGGCCGGGCCGACCCGGGCCGTAAATGAGTCCATATGGACGGTCCTCGGCGCGTGCCGCGCCGAGCCTCCCCTCTCCCCGCCCGTCGCTGTCCCTACGGTGCGAGTGACCGAAGCCCCTGACGGTCGTTCAATCCCTCAGGGGTGTTCCCTCGGAGCAGAGGCGAGTGGAGGTGCCATCCATGACGGCCCCGCCGGACGACGACGTGCTGTGGGCACGCGGACTGACGTACGCATATGACGGCTCCCCGGCTCTCCAGGACGTCACCCTGGGGATCCGCACCGGTGAGATCGTCGCCGTGACCGGCCCGCGCGGCAGCGGCAAGTCGACCCTCCTGAGCTGCCTCTCCGGGCGGTTGCTGCCGGACGGCGGCGAGGTGTGGTTCCAGGACGTGCCCGTCCACACGCTGGGCCTGCACTCACGGGAACGCCTGCGCCGCGAACGGTTCGGATGGATCGGCAGCGAACCGCAGCTCGTCCCGGAGCTGAACGCCTGGGAGAACGCGGCCCTGCCACTGCTGCTGGCAGGCGTCGGCAGTCGTGCCGCCCGCCGGGCGGCGCACGAGTGGCTGGAGCGGCTCGACATCGGCGACTGCGCCCGCAAACGGCCGACCGCGCTGCTCCAGGCGCAGCGGCAGCGGGTGGCCATCGCCCGGTCACTGGTCCACTCCCCCACGGTCCTCTTCGCCGACGAACCGACGGCGCCGCTGCACCAGGCCGACCGGGTCCAGGCGCTGCGCACCCTCACCACGGCGGCCCGCACCCACGGGATCACGGTGGTGCTGAGCAGCCACGGGCCCGTCCCGACGGCGGACACACCCTCCCCGGTGCCGGCGCCCGTGGTCGTGCCCGTGCCGGCGGTCGCGGGGGACGAGGGCACAGCCGGGGACGAGGACGGGGACGACGTGCCTGCTGGACCCGTCGGCCCGGCCGACGCCTACGCCTCCGCCTACGGCGGCACGGCCTCCCCGATCGGTCCGGGCGACGCGCAGACGGCTCCCGCTTCCAGCGTTCCGGCGATTGCGGGCTCCGCCGTAACAGCCGCACGGAACGACCTCATCGGCAGCCGGATCGTCGACCGCGCCATCGCCCTGCTGGACGGCCGCTGTGTGCAGGGCGCGGCGCCCCGGGAGACGGAGGGAAGCACCGCGTGCTCGCTCTCCGTCTAGTCCGCGGCGCCCCGCCGCTCGCCCTGCTCCGACGCCTTCTGCTGGCCGCCGCGGCGGCAGGCGTCACCTTCCTGATGCTCGGGGCCGTCGGCCACGCCGCGGGCCATCCGGAGGCCGCCGGGGACGGCGCCACCCGGATGCTGTGGTGCCTGGTTCCGCTTGCCGCCGCCCTGCAGCTCGCCGTCGCCGTCGCACGGACCGAGACCAGCCGACGTGCGCTGACCGGACTGGACGCGGCGGGCGTGGGTCCGTCCCGGATGCCGCTGC encodes the following:
- a CDS encoding adenosine deaminase, which codes for MSDLTAFIAGLPKAELHVHHVGSASPRIVAELAARHPDSPVPKDPAALAEYFTFRDFAHFIELYLSVVDLIRDAEDVRLLTYEVAREMARQQVRYAELTVTPYSSTNRGIPDKAFVEAIEDARRAAERDLGVVLRWCFDIPGEAGLPAAEETARIATDTSLDADGLVSFGLGGPEVGVPRPQFKPYFDRALAAGLRSVPHAGETTGPETVWDALTSLRAERIGHGTSSVRDPELLAHLAEHRIPLEVCPTSNIATRAVENLEEHPIAEMVRAGVLVTVNSDDPPMFGTDLNTEYAIAARLLGLDAGGVADLAKNAVRASFLDDAGKRRLCGEIDAHLASWQSGASGAERA
- a CDS encoding APC family permease — its product is MASLLDDSSTPGAGLTGAPPSAPGHDDVRSKGLRRDSVGLFGSAVIGLSTVAPVYCLTSTLGPTVGEVGLQMPMVFLAGFLPMLLVAFAYRELNRVVPDCGTSFTWTVKALGPRTGWMCGWGLVVATVIVLSNLAGVAAEFLYLLVGEVLSSRAVVDFGTRTEVHVLTVLAFVAMATVISYRGMTATKWFQYALVGLQMVVLVGFVAMALGKAGDAPGVDAPDFSWTWMDPFSVSSFGAFTAGLSLSIFIYWGWDACLTVNEETQGSDRTPGRAALIAMVVLVTSYVLTAVAALLFAGTGTEGLGLGNPDTSGNVFAALAEPVMGPLGVLLFLAVLASAAASLQTTFLPAARTMLAMGVYQALPASLAHISPRFRTPGRATVVAGVATSAFYTVMTLISENVLVDTIYALGLMICFYYALTAYACVWYFRNELTRSVRDALTKGFLPLLGALLLTGVFAKTLVDMWDPAYGSGSSVAGVGSVFVIGVGTLLLGAVLMLVMRPRSPAFFAGRILTRDTPALRVEE
- a CDS encoding gamma-aminobutyraldehyde dehydrogenase, translating into MNAELRRLRNYIDGEFRDAADGRTTEVIDPARGAAYATAPLSAAADVDAAMAAAEAAFPAWRDATPGARQRAILKIADALEARQDELLAAECENTGKPLELTRQEELPMMLDQIRFFAGAARMLEGKAAGEYMEGLTSFVRREPVGVCAQVAPWNYPMMMAVWKFAPALAAGNTVVLKPSDTTPASTVFMAEVIGGVLAELDLPRGIFNVVCGDRDTGRLMVEHSVPAMASITGSVRAGMEVAGSAAKDLKRVHLELGGKAPVVVFDDADIPAAVEGIRDGGFFNAGQDCTAATRVLVHENVHDEFVAALAKAASEVKTGDLSDEDCFYGPLNNATHLEKVTGFIDRLPAHAKVESGGERVGENGYFYAPTVVSGLRQEDEIIQNEVFGPVITVQSFSDEEQAVKWSNDVEYALASSVWTKDHGRAMRMSKALDFGCVWINTHIPLVAEMPHGGFKKSGYGKDLSAYGFDDYTRVKHVMTAL
- a CDS encoding Lrp/AsnC family transcriptional regulator; protein product: MQSRIVARNSKNANGSPTVDSVSKAIIEQLQEDGRRPYGAIGRAVGLSEAAVRQRVQKLLDQGVMQVVAVTDPLTVGLLRQAMVGITVDGDVEQVADALAELKEVEYVVVTAGSFDLLVEIVCEDDEHLLEMISKRIRSLPGVRSTESFVYLKLRKQTYAWGTR
- a CDS encoding aspartate aminotransferase family protein, with product MGNPITVSKTQSQTAYDHLWMHFTRMSSYEHAPVPTIVRGEGTSIFDERGKRYIDGLAGLFVVQAGHGRTELAEAAADQAQELGFFPIWSYAHPRAVELAERLAHHAPGDLNKVFFTTGGGEAVETAWKLAKQYHKLTGNHTKYKVISRAVAYHGTPQGALSLTGLPALKAPFEPLVPGAHKVVNTNLYRAPEHGDDPKAFGRWAADQIEQQILFEGPETVAAVVLEPVQNAGGCFPPPPGYFQRVREICDRHDVLLVSDEVICAFGRLGTMFGCDKFGYVPDIITCAKGLSSGYSPIGATLVSDRVAEPFYQGGNTFLHGYTFGGHPVSSAVALANLDLFTREGLLQHVLDHEDAFRATLERLLDLPIVGDVRGNGFFYGIELVKDKDTKETFSAEECERVLYGFLSKALFEAGLYCRADDRGDPVVQLAPPLIADQTTFDEIEQILRGVLSEAWTKL